AACAATGATGAAGACCAAGACTATACATGGTACCTTGACACCGGTGCTAGCAACCACATGTGCGGAAGAAGAAGCATGTTCATAGAGCTCAATGAATCAGTGAGTGGCAACATTTCTTTTGGAGACGAATCCAAAATACCCgtaaaaggaaaaggtaacatcCTTATTCCCCTAAAATATGGTAGtcaccaattaatttcaaatgtctgCTACATGCTCAATATGAAAAGCAACATTTTGAGCTTGGGTCAACTCTTATAAAAAGGTTATGATATTCATATGAAAAATTATAGCCTTTTTCTTagagatgacaaaggaagatTAATTGGCAAGTtgaaaatgtcaaagaatagGATGATTCCTATGAATATTCAAAATGATGTTGCAAAGTGCCTCAAAACATGCTACAAAGACACATCCTGGCTTTGGCATCTTCGTTTTGGGCATCTTAACTTTGTGGGACTGGAGTTATTATCCAAGAAGGAGATGGTGAGAGGCTTACCGTGCATCAGTCACCCTGATCAAGTTTGAAAATGATGTTTACTTGGGAAACAATTAAGGAAAAGCTTTCCAAAGGAGTCGACCACAAGAGCCCATAAGCCACTCGAGCTTATTCACACCGATGTGTGCGGTCTAATAAAACCAAGCTCTTTgggtaaaaataattttttccttctcttcattGATGGTTTTTCAAGGAAAACTTGAGTGTATTTCTTGAAGCAGAAATCAGAGGTATTTGGAGcattcaagaagttcaaagccgccgtagaaaaagaaagtggTTGCAAGATCAAAGCCATGAAATCTGAACTAGGAGGAGAATTCACTTAAAAGGAATTTCAAGAATTCTGTGAAGTTAATGGAATTCGTCGACCTTTGACAGTTCCAAGATCCCCTCAACAAATGGTGTGGCGgaaacaaaaaatcgaaccaTCCTCAACATGGCTCGAAACATGCTCACAAGCAAGAGATTGCCTAAGGAGTTGTGGGTAGAAGCTATAACATGTGCTGTCTACCTATCCAATCGATCTCCAACAAGAAGTGTGTGAGGAAAGACTCCACAAGAAgcatggagtggaagaaagCCGAGTATCTCCCATCTAAGAGTTTTTGGAAGCATAGCCCATATACATGTACCAGACGAGAGGAGAACCCAAGTCAACGAAAAAAGTGTTAAGTTCATCTTCATCGGCTATGACTTAAATTCAAAAGGCTATAAGTTGTTTAATCCAAACAATAGGAAGACGGTGATCAGTCGAGACGTGACATTCGATGAACAAGGAGAATGGGATTTTGACTCTTATGTAGGTGATCTTCACTTATTTCCTcagtttgaagaagaaaatgaacaaGGGATGATGGAGCAAGCAAAAGAGGTTCAACAAGAATCCACTACTCTACCTGTTTCACCAACATCAACCAATCATGGCAATTCACCAGCATCAGCATCATCAAGTGGGAGTCTAAATGAAAGAGATTTACCACGCACAAGAATTCTACGAGATCTTTATGAGGTAGATGAAAGACTCGATAATCCTACACTTTTCTGTCTCTTTGCTGATTGTGAACCAATTGACTTCCAAGAAGCAGTGCAAGATACTAAGTGGAGGAAAGCAATGGATGTCGAATAAGCAACCGGTTGTCACTCTTTCTACCTGCGAAGCTGAATACGTAGCTGCTACCTCATGTGTCTGTCATGCAATTTGGATGAGAAACTTGTTGAAAGAATTAAGCATGCCACAAGAAGAGCCAACAGAGATCTATGTTGACAACAAGTCTGCAATAGCTCTAGCAAAgaatccagtattccatgaCAGGAGCAAACACATAGATACCCGCTATCATTACATAAGAGAGTATTGCAAGAAAGGATGTGCAAGTGGAATACGTGAAGTCTCAAGATCAAGTTGCAGACATATTCACTAAGCCACTCTAACAAGAAGACTCTTTCAGAATGAGAAACTCAATCGGCGTCACAAGACAAGATTAAGGGGGGATGTTAAAAGGTAATCTTGTCTTCGGCCCAAGACAAGTGATCAAACCTAAAGCCAATGTGCAAATGCTAGAAAATTCTAGCAATCTTTGTCGACAGAAGTAGCTGGAAAATTCCATCAATTTAAGTTGGTTATCCACCTAAATATCTAAGCCAAAGAAAGAACTAGAAAACTAGTAAGATGAAATGCCCAAGTCGGTTTGCAGTGTGTGTCGGTGCAGTACATAATCATTGCACTAGAATGTTCTTGCCAACTTTAAAGTCGGCAACCATTGCCTATAAATATGTATGCAAGTGTGTTAATAAACCAACCAAGTAGCAAGAAGAAGTGAGAAAAAGAGTGAAGAAGTGTGTgattgtttgagtgtttcctcttgtattAGTTTGTGTAAGAATAAAAATTTTGTGTAATACTCTGagtgttttttctttctcttgcctatcaattccgttgcattacattcttctttgtgagataaacatctccaaagtagtaaagtctttttaagccccaacaaTTTTACCGGCTGGGTCGGTGTGTGGTCCATATCAGCTTCATTCTGTATCAGCAAACTAACAACGGTGATCATATATTACCACCAACGAGTCTTTTGTATAAGTGCTGGCTAAGCTCCAACTCTCTTGCATATGGCAAATTTACAGCTCGGCTTTATATTTTCTCAaaacttgaaaagaaaaaaaatgctaaTGGGTGTTAATGGTTGACCTGTAGGCTTAACGGTTGAGTTTAGGTATTCTGTTAGCCCCCATAAAACCTTACAGGTCTGACTCTACAGAGGTGACGTTTCCTGCATTGCATACATTACTTAATTCTCACAGTAAAGTTTCTCATGCAGAACTTCAAACCCAAAACTTAGATTTTAAGGTTCACATCGGACCAGCTTTGCCAAGAAATGGTAAGCCCTAATTGTGTTATTTGTTCTTATTGTGTAATTTATTCTGTGAAATTAAGACAAACTGTTGGAATCAGATCACTTACTccagttttcttttcttgtatCTGAGATTAGATCATTATCTTCAGATTCGAACATTTTTGTAGTAAATCCGAAAAGGAAGTGTCTTGAGAAATATTTAATACACGTACATAAGCAAATCCAAATTAATATGCCAAAATTTACAGCAGAAAAATGTTATTCCATTTGATAAGTGCTTTTCGTCATTACAGTTGGCGCCTCACAATTCATATTCCGAATTGTAATATGAGATGATTAGATGGCAGGATCTCACACATTGATATAAGAAAATGTGGATTCCTTATGCCTTGGCTTTACCCATATCAGCACTTCGGGGTTTCTATACATATTAGACCGGATCATCTCAGCCATCAGAATCTGTCTCGCGGAATGGTAAAGGAACTGTCTTCACTGCCCTGTACTTGCCAACATTGTTTAGATGCTCATTCTCTAACCTGTTTGATACAAAAATACAGCAAGTTGAGAAGCTTGTGGTTTTATTTCTGGTGCTTGTAGAGAAGGATACGACTCGGGAGTTATCCTATTCATTGGATTAAATATTTTGTTCGAAAACAAGTATGCACCTGTAAAAGTTCCAATGCCCTCGCCGGATAACCTCTAACGAAGCTAACAGAAAGTCCAGCAAACGTGACTCAACATCCGGAATTCGGTGAAATCCCATTACTGTTTCTACCCAAGCAACTCTCAAAACCGCATTCAAGGCCTACATAAAATTTACACTAATTGTTTGAGAAATTGAATGTGGTTTATGCATATAAACCTCAGAAAGATTTAAAGAAAAACTTACAACAGAAGCATAGTAGATGTTTTTGTTCTTGAGAACGAGCTCATCTCTTAGCCATAGGTTCTTGGATTTTGGGTTGAAAAGCCCCCAGTCCTTGACAAAATCCCAGTACAACTGGTAAACTGTAGCCACCACAGAGGTGATCACTACTATATAAAACCATAGGTGGCTGTGCGGGTTGTTAGCGTATGTAATCCTTGCTCCGGCTGCCACCATGGCGGAAACATACTTCCCCATGTTAGCCAAATGGTCTACGTCGGATTCATCAAACCATCGTCTTGCACACTAGAAGTTCATTGCATTGATAGGTCACATGTTAGTGGGACTAAAGAATTATGATTTTTCACTGAACAGAAAAATAATTGTAGAATCTGCATTACTTGCATGGCACGCCAGTAGTAAGGCAAGAACGAAATAACATAAAGAAGCTCTCTAAATAGCCTTCCACTTCGGCAGGTTTCATATTGGTGTGATCTGAAACTTCCAACAAGAAAGTAACATGCTGTGGATTCCATGTGTCTCAGCAATGGGATCTACAAGCAGGGAGGTATATATTAGGCCATTGATTAAGTTAAAGATGAATTTTAGAGCAATTTGGCATTAGAAATATCTTTTTATCACTGCATATTACTATGATTACCTGGCTAGTAAGTTGATCAGCCATAAAAAAATCTACCATCAAAACCTGCATATGTTTCaatttaaagagaaaaaaagaagattaaAGCTTCTTTGTGCTAACTGATTTCAAAATATTGTTAACAAATTACATAATTGATGGGATAATGAGAAAAGAAGTAAATGTACCTTATAAAGTGGGGAACAGACTATGTTACGAATTACTTTGATGAAGCTGTAACGAGTTGGTCGATAGAAGATGTCAAACGGGCACACAAGCAGTGCAATGGAAAACTGGAACATTGAGTTGAGGATTAGCAACAATGCTTCATGATATGTGGCTCAATTTCTTAGTTACTTTCTTTTAAACTTGAATAATGAATattatgttttatataagttgtcCAAGTCCAAGCAATCTGCCTAACAAGACCTTGACGAAAGCAATGGAACTAACCAGAAGGAAAAGTCCAGGAATATCATCAACTTGGCTAGGTAAGAAGTTATTTGCCCTTAATATAAGGTGCACAACCATGGCAGCAACCACTGCTGTCATGAAGGTTGTGCATATGAGGAAGGCATCACGATACTTTAGGGCAGTGCTTGGTTGGAATTCAAATATGAAGTTGTAATTGATTCTTGTACTCTTCCACATGAATAGGTTGCATCCATACATAAACAAGTGCAGGCTGAGTAATGCAAAAACGCTGCACAAATTGACACCCTTCAGAGTTAGCACACTGATAAATGTTTCATTCATCATAAGGATTTGGGGTGGATTGAAATGCAGACAAAGAAAATACGTAGCTGCAGCCCCATCGGAACTTTGCAAACCAACAAAGGTTTGGGAACTGAATAGAGGTTTGGAACCCAAGCCCTCTTACACGTAAAGCTCTAATGCCTTATTAGAATACCACAGAACCCCGAAAGTTTAAACCGTTAGAGAATGAGCTAGTAAGCTAACAAAGTctctttagttttcttttagCCAGTAGTTTTCTTTTAGCCAAGTTTGTTTCCATTAAAATGTATAAATCAACAAATTCTGCGTGGTTAAGCTTAAAAACTTCATTATCTAGCCGTTAACAAGATATTAAGGATATATTTCGCTTAAATTAATGTATTCAAGTGACTGACAATGCATATTTCATCGCCACAATACTAATAAAGTTATGGCTAGATTTATACGAGAAAGGCTTGGCTATTCAATTTACTTAGTAATTGATTCACGGAACTTCGTGCTTATGATCGGAACCTCTCGTATTATAAATCACTCAGTAAAGATCATATTTACAAAAagtcaattaaaactaaggttgtATAGTCAATCaattatagaaaataaaaagatgttTCGTAATTCATTTACTGAATCCTTTTTATGTTTTAATACAGTTCTATGACTAAACGATCTTATATTTAATTGATTGttttgcagagatgatctttacctagtaaatttataatatgaacaattCTGATCATAAACATAATGTTCCTTGAATCGGCTACGTAGTGAATTGAGGAGAAATCCCTCCTCTCATTGAGGAGCCAAGTTAATTTCGATATTACAAGTGAGTCTAGCTGATCTGTTAGTGATATTGTCCACAATACGGTTCGCAATAGTCCAAATGGTTTACTTTGAGATAGGTTGTAATAGAAACTATAGATTGCCATTCTATGATATAATTATTATTGGGATCAAAGCTACATAGTACCACGgttagtaatattttttttttcaattttaaatgaGAGATTATATGTTCGAATCTTATAGATGGCAAAATTGATACCAATTTATATCTCAACttctaaatataaatatatcgttgtataaaaaaatatttggagatAAAGAATGCACCTGAAAACAGGGTAGACAGTTTCCATGTAATCCCTTTCTGTATTAGGAGAGAATATACCAGACAAGTGCGCTAAGATTGCATACACACAAAACAATGATACAAAACAACCTGTAAACAAACCTGCAACAACATAACCAAAAAAGATTAAGCTTTATTAATAGAGGGAGACCACAATCAGACCAAACAACTAAACTCATACAACTTTGTGGGGCCCCAAGAAAATTTGTGATCACCGTTCATTCAATTATATATTGAGCAATCCCACCATCAGGATTAGTGGCAAGCAAAGCTTTATACGATACAATGGAATGCGGTTCATGTTGGCCCCAAGACTAATCATGCATTATATTGGATTAATTATATAGTTAAATAATCATTGGACTAGCAgctcttattatttatttgtcacTAGATATAGTGGATTATGAAAGACAGtttaacaaaaaatgaaatgatGATCACACGTACATAaatattagagagagagagagagagagagagagagagagagagagagagagagagagagagagattaccaACAAAAAATGTGACCATATGAGAATCTTTGGTTTGTTGTGGCCTCAAAAACTTCATTGCCTTTTTCTTGTCATTACTGGCGAAGTGCTTTGTGAATAGGGACTCCACTTCGTCCATTAGTCTCACTACCTTTTCAAACCATATATAATAATGCACACAATCCCCATCAGAAAACCATTAAAACCCATTCTCCTAAGGAAAAGTTAATTTCTGGTCCCTAATTTCTAATGTCCATTGGCTAAAACCTTAtcagtttttagattttgatcaaagtccctagcattaatatattaatgaattacatgtaagttacataatttttataaaaaaaaattagtaattgatttagagttttaatactcacacccttattaaactcctaattaattttcaattcaaatatttcccaaataaaaataaataaaattagaataagtttgtacccattaaatttttataaaaaaatttcaattttttaaacttatatgtatccattcttaaatataccaatttgttaaaaatgtacccttttttaatttaaaatgtacccattttttatataaaatttcattcaatcttttctctaatccatttttaaacttatatggatacattatattttcattgatttgagaatgtatccatgtcaagtttaatataagaaatttaataatgttattaaggcttttttttgtgcttttgaaaaatgtacccatgctttggtacaataattttttggttagttttgataaACGTACCCATGTACACACACacgcgcgcgcgcacacacacacaatatattggagagtataattcatctttaatatttttaatcccataaaataTGGGTttcatttaaaatctcattaatataaataactacaaattttatttttaatttaaaaatataataacctacataaaaatacattattacattaatgtcaaggACTTCGATCAAAAGTTAAAAATcaccaaggttttaatcaaagaacattggtagttaaggaccgcatccaaagtatctcTTCTCCTAAACTagttaaaagaacaaaaacaatAGGATTTAGAAATCCACGTATCATATTGTGGAGAAAATTTTCTTAGCTAGATTAGGGTTGCATCTAGGGTATTTAACTGGTTACCTTATCAGAACTAATGAAATGTGATCTCTTCACTGCTTTCAAATAATTTGCTGATGCTTGCTGGTTTGATACCTATACATGAAAAAATTTGGTTGCTCCAAGTTATTACTTACAAGTGTGTGAAGGAAGTTGTAATATCCAAAAATATCATGTCTCGTAAAgctgagatttttttttttggtaaaaataaagctgagattttttatttgctAATTAGATGAGGCTGAAAAATGGTAGAATATCAATAATATCTTACCTTGTCGAATTTCTTTAGGATCTTTGTAAAGGCTAGCATATTCAGTGAGCTGCAAAAATTGCAAATTTGATTAGATAGTTAATCGACTACTTAAAGAAAACATATTCCAAAGGTACAATCATTAATTAAGCTAAATGATGCGTAGATGTAGTGTTGCACTTGTGCACTTGCACTGCATAAGTAGCTTTCACTGTTAAGACAGTGTTTGATTCCTTCCACTTCTCTATTTTAGAAAGAGCATTATTCATTAGTAAATAGTATCACCACCTTGATAATTTTCATATCCATGTGTTATCACCCTATGCCCACATCAGCAGCATCATAAAACAGTCATTTGTTATATAACTTTCAGAAAACTGTTGCTAATGCTTTGCTACTTGAAGATATTTACTCATATTCTTATAAGTAAAGTGATGGATTCTGCAAAGGTGTCATCGGCGTGCTTAAACATGTAAATAAACCAAATATTATACGTACTTTCAAAATACAAATGACAGAATATGTGGTCCAAATTAATGAGGACGTCATTCGCTTCCAACAAACTAGATTTAAGCCACATTTACTGACCACCTTGCTGACTATTCCTTTAATCTACACGACACCCATCTTATTACACGGTTTATTTCTCTTGTTGTTAACAGAATCAGAAAATATACTCCAAACGTCTTAGCTATTGGTTTGATTGCTTTTAACTGAGTCTGAAAAAGTAAATTTAGCTCAATCACACCAACTTCACTTTGTAGCTTTTTTATCCCTAGCTGGTAAATCAAAGTAATTATattaaaagaaagagagagaacctGTAAGTTTTAAGCAAACCAAGGCCTCTATAgagctccacaaatgcccctcTAATCATCTTTTCAGCACACTGTATCTTCTTTCGATTGATGAACTCTCCAGGGCCTTCCTTTTTAGGATTGTTCACTAAATCTTCCCAAAGCATTGAAGTAACAGCTGTGATAGTCCTTGTTGGTGTTGTGTTTGGAATATCAATCCTCATGGCCATTTTAGGTTTGCCTTTCATGGTCTTACCCCTAGTTGCCGTGTTAATGAAGTTAACTCCATTTCTTTCTAATGCTGCAATTGCTTCACTAGTTTGTGTTTCTGTAGGAATAGTTTTCGATTCC
The nucleotide sequence above comes from Malus sylvestris chromosome 16, drMalSylv7.2, whole genome shotgun sequence. Encoded proteins:
- the LOC126607076 gene encoding phosphate transporter PHO1 isoform X1; translated protein: MVKFSKELEAQLIPEWKDAFVNYWLLKKQVKKIKLSTVPKQPPEAAGDFGVSIFDPVRFVTKKISDKFFNFDNKTDIIQVKSKIMEDSEEEEIFETELAQLFSSEDEVRVFFEALDEELNKVNQFYKTKETEFLERGEILNKQLQILLDLKQILNDRRWKNSGTKSNMPSVPSSWSSSPRNSDFSTDLYAESLAESKTIPTETQTSEAIAALERNGVNFINTATRGKTMKGKPKMAMRIDIPNTTPTRTITAVTSMLWEDLVNNPKKEGPGEFINRKKIQCAEKMIRGAFVELYRGLGLLKTYSSLNMLAFTKILKKFDKVSNQQASANYLKAVKRSHFISSDKVVRLMDEVESLFTKHFASNDKKKAMKFLRPQQTKDSHMVTFFVGLFTGCFVSLFCVYAILAHLSGIFSPNTERDYMETVYPVFSVFALLSLHLFMYGCNLFMWKSTRINYNFIFEFQPSTALKYRDAFLICTTFMTAVVAAMVVHLILRANNFLPSQVDDIPGLFLLFSIALLVCPFDIFYRPTRYSFIKVIRNIVCSPLYKVLMVDFFMADQLTSQIPLLRHMESTACYFLVGSFRSHQYETCRSGRLFRELLYVISFLPYYWRAMQCARRWFDESDVDHLANMGKYVSAMVAAGARITYANNPHSHLWFYIVVITSVVATVYQLYWDFVKDWGLFNPKSKNLWLRDELVLKNKNIYYASVALNAVLRVAWVETVMGFHRIPDVESRLLDFLLASLEVIRRGHWNFYRLENEHLNNVGKYRAVKTVPLPFRETDSDG
- the LOC126607076 gene encoding phosphate transporter PHO1 isoform X2, which produces MVKFSKELEAQLIPEWKDAFVNYWLLKKQVKKIKLSTVPKQPPEAAGDFGVSIFDPVRFVTKKISDKFFNFDNKTDIIQVKSKIMEDSEEEEIFETELAQLFSSEDEVRVFFEALDEELNKVNQFYKTKETEFLERGEILNKQLQILLDLKQILNDRRWKNSGTKSNMPSVPSSWSSSPRNSDFSTESLAESKTIPTETQTSEAIAALERNGVNFINTATRGKTMKGKPKMAMRIDIPNTTPTRTITAVTSMLWEDLVNNPKKEGPGEFINRKKIQCAEKMIRGAFVELYRGLGLLKTYSSLNMLAFTKILKKFDKVSNQQASANYLKAVKRSHFISSDKVVRLMDEVESLFTKHFASNDKKKAMKFLRPQQTKDSHMVTFFVGLFTGCFVSLFCVYAILAHLSGIFSPNTERDYMETVYPVFSVFALLSLHLFMYGCNLFMWKSTRINYNFIFEFQPSTALKYRDAFLICTTFMTAVVAAMVVHLILRANNFLPSQVDDIPGLFLLFSIALLVCPFDIFYRPTRYSFIKVIRNIVCSPLYKVLMVDFFMADQLTSQIPLLRHMESTACYFLVGSFRSHQYETCRSGRLFRELLYVISFLPYYWRAMQCARRWFDESDVDHLANMGKYVSAMVAAGARITYANNPHSHLWFYIVVITSVVATVYQLYWDFVKDWGLFNPKSKNLWLRDELVLKNKNIYYASVALNAVLRVAWVETVMGFHRIPDVESRLLDFLLASLEVIRRGHWNFYRLENEHLNNVGKYRAVKTVPLPFRETDSDG